One window of Trifolium pratense cultivar HEN17-A07 linkage group LG5, ARS_RC_1.1, whole genome shotgun sequence genomic DNA carries:
- the LOC123884268 gene encoding ankyrin-2-like isoform X2, producing the protein MDMLNVCSATSPSQLKAHEVHIELKLATSSILLAQPSLHLLQDKRKYLNQCVPLYKRALEGDWNASKGMIHKNNELLNAAITRDYGTLLHVAAGTNHVHFVEELVKLLKPNDLLLQNNKGNTSLCVAAVSGNLQIVVILIETNGCLIQIRGVEGMSPLTMAAFYGRSDIARYLFNHNIDILEEEEMNGLFFICIKNDLYDLALQMVWKKSTLALIRNNNSETGLHVLARKPFCLGMEISPLFLQLVGCLWNILLNHGCTETHRTIINQPSKITFDATEIGNFHFVAELLRSEPDLIREVDDKKRSIFHIAVQHCHSSIFSLIHELGSFKDSIVALEDDEENNILHYAAKLAPHCQLKLISGAALQMTHEILWFEEVKKLMSPLETKKKNCNGKTPDDIFTEEHKELLTKAESWIESTTNYCILISTLISTGVFTSTFNIPGGYNKNTGTPNYLQKQAFLIFAVSNATAMISSAISILIFLSIIISSYAEYAYFKSLPSKLLCGLIAQIISITSMMIAFSVSFFITYCHGLIWVPYFISVFALLPIVLFKFLVYPLWLDIISSSYFCMSLFQPRKGILN; encoded by the exons ATGGATATGTTAAATGTTTGCTCAGCAACATCTCCATCACAATTGAAAGCACATGAGGTTCATATTGAGTTGAAATTAGCAACATCATCAATATTATTGGCACA GCCTTCCCTTCACTTGTTACAAGATAAAA GAAAATATTTGAACCAATGTGTACCCCTTTATAAGAGAGCACTAGAAGGTGATTGGAATGCATCAAAGGGTATGatacataaaaataatgaaCTATTAAATGCTGCTATAACAAGGGATTATGGCACACTACTTCATGTTGCAGCAGGAACAAATCATGTTCATTTTGTAGAGGAGTTAGTTAAATTACTTAAGCCAAATGACTTGTTACTACAAAACAATAAAGGGAATACATCATTGTGTGTGGCTGCTGTTTCTGGAAATCTTCAAATTGTTGTTATATTGATTGAGACAAATGGGTGCCTAATACAAATTAGAGGTGTTGAAGGAATGAGTCCTCTAACTATGGCTGCTTTTTATGGAAGAAGCGACATTGCAAGGTATCTATTCAATCATAATATAGATATATTGGAAGAAGAGGAGATGAATGGTTTGTTCTTCATTTGCATCAAGAATGATTTGTATG ATTTAGCTTTGCAAATGGTATGGAAAAAGTCAACATTGGCATTGATTCGAAATAACAACAGTGAAACAGGCTTACATGTCTTGGCTAGAAAGCCTTTTTGTCTTG GCATGGAGATAAGTCCATTATTTCTCCAACTTGTTGGTTGTCTTTGGAACATACTTCTCAATCATGGATGTACAGAAACACATAGGACAATTATAAATCAACcatcaaaaataacatttgatgcTACAGAAATTGGAAATTTTCACTTTGTGGCTGAGCTTTTGAGGTCTGAGCCTGATTTAATAAGAGAAGTTGATGACAAAAAAAGAAGCATATTTCACATTGCTGTTCAACATTGTCATTCAAGCATATTTAGTCTAATACATGAATTAGGCTCCTTCAAAGATTCAATTGTAGCacttgaagatgatgaagaaaataatatattacatTATGCTGCTAAATTAGCACCTCATTGTCAGCTTAAATTAATTTCAGGAGCAGCTCTTCAAATGACACATGAAATACTATGGTTTGAG GAAGTGAAAAAGTTAATGTCACCATtagaaacaaagaagaaaaattgcaATGGCAAAACTCCTGATGATATATTTACTGAGGAGCATAAAGAGCTATTAACAAAAGCAGAATCTTGGATTGAAAGCACAACAAATTATTGCATTCTTATTTCAACACTCATTTCAACTGGAGTATTTACATCAACATTTAACATACCTGGTGGCTACAACAAAAATACAGGAACACCAAATTATTTACAAAAACAAGCATTTCTTATATTTGCGGTATCGAATGCAACTGCAATGATATCATCCGCAATTTCGATACTAATTTTCTTATCTATTATCATCTCAAGTTATGCAGAGTATGCTTATTTCAAATCACTTCCTTCAAAGTTGCTATGTGGATTGATTGCACAAATCATCTCCATTACAAGCATGATGATAGCTTTTagtgtttcattttttataacatATTGTCATGGTTTGATTTGGGTTCCAtattttatttctgtttttgcaTTACTTCCTAtagttttgttcaaatttcttgTATATCCACTTTGGTTGGATATTATAAGTTCTTCTTATTTTTGTATGTCCCTATTTCAGCCAAGAAAAGGAATTCTTAATTAA
- the LOC123884268 gene encoding ankyrin-2-like isoform X3 has translation MDMLNVCSATSPSILLAQPQLHQQGCTSNQHRLPSLHLLQDKRKYLNQCVPLYKRALEGDWNASKGMIHKNNELLNAAITRDYGTLLHVAAGTNHVHFVEELVKLLKPNDLLLQNNKGNTSLCVAAVSGNLQIVVILIETNGCLIQIRGVEGMSPLTMAAFYGRSDIARYLFNHNIDILEEEEMNGLFFICIKNDLYDLALQMVWKKSTLALIRNNNSETGLHVLARKPFCLGMEISPLFLQLVGCLWNILLNHGCTETHRTIINQPSKITFDATEIGNFHFVAELLRSEPDLIREVDDKKRSIFHIAVQHCHSSIFSLIHELGSFKDSIVALEDDEENNILHYAAKLAPHCQLKLISGAALQMTHEILWFEEVKKLMSPLETKKKNCNGKTPDDIFTEEHKELLTKAESWIESTTNYCILISTLISTGVFTSTFNIPGGYNKNTGTPNYLQKQAFLIFAVSNATAMISSAISILIFLSIIISSYAEYAYFKSLPSKLLCGLIAQIISITSMMIAFSVSFFITYCHGLIWVPYFISVFALLPIVLFKFLVYPLWLDIISSSYFCMSLFQPRKGILN, from the exons ATGGATATGTTAAATGTTTGCTCAGCAACATCTC CATCAATATTATTGGCACAGCCACAGCTTCACCAACAAGGATGCACTTCTAATCAACATCGACTGCCTTCCCTTCACTTGTTACAAGATAAAA GAAAATATTTGAACCAATGTGTACCCCTTTATAAGAGAGCACTAGAAGGTGATTGGAATGCATCAAAGGGTATGatacataaaaataatgaaCTATTAAATGCTGCTATAACAAGGGATTATGGCACACTACTTCATGTTGCAGCAGGAACAAATCATGTTCATTTTGTAGAGGAGTTAGTTAAATTACTTAAGCCAAATGACTTGTTACTACAAAACAATAAAGGGAATACATCATTGTGTGTGGCTGCTGTTTCTGGAAATCTTCAAATTGTTGTTATATTGATTGAGACAAATGGGTGCCTAATACAAATTAGAGGTGTTGAAGGAATGAGTCCTCTAACTATGGCTGCTTTTTATGGAAGAAGCGACATTGCAAGGTATCTATTCAATCATAATATAGATATATTGGAAGAAGAGGAGATGAATGGTTTGTTCTTCATTTGCATCAAGAATGATTTGTATG ATTTAGCTTTGCAAATGGTATGGAAAAAGTCAACATTGGCATTGATTCGAAATAACAACAGTGAAACAGGCTTACATGTCTTGGCTAGAAAGCCTTTTTGTCTTG GCATGGAGATAAGTCCATTATTTCTCCAACTTGTTGGTTGTCTTTGGAACATACTTCTCAATCATGGATGTACAGAAACACATAGGACAATTATAAATCAACcatcaaaaataacatttgatgcTACAGAAATTGGAAATTTTCACTTTGTGGCTGAGCTTTTGAGGTCTGAGCCTGATTTAATAAGAGAAGTTGATGACAAAAAAAGAAGCATATTTCACATTGCTGTTCAACATTGTCATTCAAGCATATTTAGTCTAATACATGAATTAGGCTCCTTCAAAGATTCAATTGTAGCacttgaagatgatgaagaaaataatatattacatTATGCTGCTAAATTAGCACCTCATTGTCAGCTTAAATTAATTTCAGGAGCAGCTCTTCAAATGACACATGAAATACTATGGTTTGAG GAAGTGAAAAAGTTAATGTCACCATtagaaacaaagaagaaaaattgcaATGGCAAAACTCCTGATGATATATTTACTGAGGAGCATAAAGAGCTATTAACAAAAGCAGAATCTTGGATTGAAAGCACAACAAATTATTGCATTCTTATTTCAACACTCATTTCAACTGGAGTATTTACATCAACATTTAACATACCTGGTGGCTACAACAAAAATACAGGAACACCAAATTATTTACAAAAACAAGCATTTCTTATATTTGCGGTATCGAATGCAACTGCAATGATATCATCCGCAATTTCGATACTAATTTTCTTATCTATTATCATCTCAAGTTATGCAGAGTATGCTTATTTCAAATCACTTCCTTCAAAGTTGCTATGTGGATTGATTGCACAAATCATCTCCATTACAAGCATGATGATAGCTTTTagtgtttcattttttataacatATTGTCATGGTTTGATTTGGGTTCCAtattttatttctgtttttgcaTTACTTCCTAtagttttgttcaaatttcttgTATATCCACTTTGGTTGGATATTATAAGTTCTTCTTATTTTTGTATGTCCCTATTTCAGCCAAGAAAAGGAATTCTTAATTAA
- the LOC123884268 gene encoding ankyrin-2-like isoform X1, whose protein sequence is MDMLNVCSATSPSQLKAHEVHIELKLATSSILLAQPQLHQQGCTSNQHRLPSLHLLQDKRKYLNQCVPLYKRALEGDWNASKGMIHKNNELLNAAITRDYGTLLHVAAGTNHVHFVEELVKLLKPNDLLLQNNKGNTSLCVAAVSGNLQIVVILIETNGCLIQIRGVEGMSPLTMAAFYGRSDIARYLFNHNIDILEEEEMNGLFFICIKNDLYDLALQMVWKKSTLALIRNNNSETGLHVLARKPFCLGMEISPLFLQLVGCLWNILLNHGCTETHRTIINQPSKITFDATEIGNFHFVAELLRSEPDLIREVDDKKRSIFHIAVQHCHSSIFSLIHELGSFKDSIVALEDDEENNILHYAAKLAPHCQLKLISGAALQMTHEILWFEEVKKLMSPLETKKKNCNGKTPDDIFTEEHKELLTKAESWIESTTNYCILISTLISTGVFTSTFNIPGGYNKNTGTPNYLQKQAFLIFAVSNATAMISSAISILIFLSIIISSYAEYAYFKSLPSKLLCGLIAQIISITSMMIAFSVSFFITYCHGLIWVPYFISVFALLPIVLFKFLVYPLWLDIISSSYFCMSLFQPRKGILN, encoded by the exons ATGGATATGTTAAATGTTTGCTCAGCAACATCTCCATCACAATTGAAAGCACATGAGGTTCATATTGAGTTGAAATTAGCAACATCATCAATATTATTGGCACAGCCACAGCTTCACCAACAAGGATGCACTTCTAATCAACATCGACTGCCTTCCCTTCACTTGTTACAAGATAAAA GAAAATATTTGAACCAATGTGTACCCCTTTATAAGAGAGCACTAGAAGGTGATTGGAATGCATCAAAGGGTATGatacataaaaataatgaaCTATTAAATGCTGCTATAACAAGGGATTATGGCACACTACTTCATGTTGCAGCAGGAACAAATCATGTTCATTTTGTAGAGGAGTTAGTTAAATTACTTAAGCCAAATGACTTGTTACTACAAAACAATAAAGGGAATACATCATTGTGTGTGGCTGCTGTTTCTGGAAATCTTCAAATTGTTGTTATATTGATTGAGACAAATGGGTGCCTAATACAAATTAGAGGTGTTGAAGGAATGAGTCCTCTAACTATGGCTGCTTTTTATGGAAGAAGCGACATTGCAAGGTATCTATTCAATCATAATATAGATATATTGGAAGAAGAGGAGATGAATGGTTTGTTCTTCATTTGCATCAAGAATGATTTGTATG ATTTAGCTTTGCAAATGGTATGGAAAAAGTCAACATTGGCATTGATTCGAAATAACAACAGTGAAACAGGCTTACATGTCTTGGCTAGAAAGCCTTTTTGTCTTG GCATGGAGATAAGTCCATTATTTCTCCAACTTGTTGGTTGTCTTTGGAACATACTTCTCAATCATGGATGTACAGAAACACATAGGACAATTATAAATCAACcatcaaaaataacatttgatgcTACAGAAATTGGAAATTTTCACTTTGTGGCTGAGCTTTTGAGGTCTGAGCCTGATTTAATAAGAGAAGTTGATGACAAAAAAAGAAGCATATTTCACATTGCTGTTCAACATTGTCATTCAAGCATATTTAGTCTAATACATGAATTAGGCTCCTTCAAAGATTCAATTGTAGCacttgaagatgatgaagaaaataatatattacatTATGCTGCTAAATTAGCACCTCATTGTCAGCTTAAATTAATTTCAGGAGCAGCTCTTCAAATGACACATGAAATACTATGGTTTGAG GAAGTGAAAAAGTTAATGTCACCATtagaaacaaagaagaaaaattgcaATGGCAAAACTCCTGATGATATATTTACTGAGGAGCATAAAGAGCTATTAACAAAAGCAGAATCTTGGATTGAAAGCACAACAAATTATTGCATTCTTATTTCAACACTCATTTCAACTGGAGTATTTACATCAACATTTAACATACCTGGTGGCTACAACAAAAATACAGGAACACCAAATTATTTACAAAAACAAGCATTTCTTATATTTGCGGTATCGAATGCAACTGCAATGATATCATCCGCAATTTCGATACTAATTTTCTTATCTATTATCATCTCAAGTTATGCAGAGTATGCTTATTTCAAATCACTTCCTTCAAAGTTGCTATGTGGATTGATTGCACAAATCATCTCCATTACAAGCATGATGATAGCTTTTagtgtttcattttttataacatATTGTCATGGTTTGATTTGGGTTCCAtattttatttctgtttttgcaTTACTTCCTAtagttttgttcaaatttcttgTATATCCACTTTGGTTGGATATTATAAGTTCTTCTTATTTTTGTATGTCCCTATTTCAGCCAAGAAAAGGAATTCTTAATTAA
- the LOC123887548 gene encoding UPF0481 protein At3g47200-like, which produces MSCNKLISFTFQQLSKRRFHGTAQTSSRYWRGLVEKELNSGNIEEKNESVCIYKVPPNMLNVEPKAYIPNNISIGPYHYGSQHLQEMEILKNKFFHRLFDPNGANGTKLEEACKFLEKEEINARSCYKGDIKLSSDEFLKMMLVDGSFIIQLLRDLSDNNFKHVPSLSRWMLPTIRRELIMLENQLPMFVLTKLFELTDKTNSSQPQMSFYNLAFKFFYQLLQSESRKTPECQTAYKFKIEHVLDLLRYNIRPKLIGEEPRGSQSQMIHSITELKEGGVKIIACEERELLDISFGKKWGIMIKELSMPPVYIGDHRGTVFRNMVAFEKCHKRCNPDMTTYMFFLNRLINSAEDVSVLHYKGIIHHSLGNDEHVADLINNIAKDIVPDMNESYLYKVVNEANEYLGCWRARFRASLVHNYLTSWAVGLSTVGALLVLYFTFIQAICGFADAYAKLEKAKFSTVIRGLLIVPFQYPPHSAVFHDDSKEPDHGSK; this is translated from the coding sequence ATGAGTTGCAATAAGCTCATTAGTTTTACTTTTCAGCAACTAAGTAAAAGACGATTTCATGGCACTGCCCAAACAAGTTCAAGATATTGGAGAGGTCTTGTTGAGAAAGAGTTAAATAGTGGAaacattgaagaaaaaaatgagagtGTATGCATATACAAGGTTCCACCAAACATGCTCAATGTAGAACCAAAAGCCTACATACCCAATAACATCTCAATAGGTCCTTATCATTATGGATCACAACACTTGCAAGAGATGGAAATTCTCAAAAACAAATTCTTTCACCGTCTTTTCGATCCTAATGGTGCTAATGGAACCAAATTAGAAGAGGCATGTAAGTTTCTTGAGAAAGAAGAAATCAATGCTAGAAGTTGTTACAAGGGTGACATCAAATTAAGCAGCGATGAGTTTCTAAAGATGATGTTGGTTGATGGTTCTTTCATCATTCAACTCTTGAGGGATTTATCAGATAACAATTTCAAACATGTTCCATCTCTTAGTAGATGGATGTTACCAACCATTCGTCGCGAGTTGATAATGCTGGAAAACCAACTTCCTATGTTTGTTTTAACAAAGTTGTTCGAGTTAACCGATAAGACGAATAGTTCTCAACCACAAATGAGTTTCTACAATCTCGCCTTCAAATTCTTCTACCAATTGCTTCAATCCGAGTCACGAAAAACCCCTGAATGTCAAACTGCTTACAAGTTCAAAATTGAACATGTTCTTGATCTTCTCAGATACAACATAAGACCGAAACTCATCGGTGAAGAACCGAGAGGGTCTCAGAGTCAAATGATTCATTCAATAACAGAACTGAAAGAAGGGGGTGTGAAAATTATAGCTTGTGAGGAGagagaattgttggatataaGCTTTGGAAAAAAATGGGGAATTATGATAAAGGAACTAAGTATGCCACCGGTTTACATCGGTGATCATAGAGGAACCGTGTTTCGTAACATGGTTGCATTTGAGAAATGTCACAAGAGATGTAATCCAGACATGACAACTTACATGTTTTTCTTAAACAGGCTCATAAATTCAGCTGAAGATGTTTCTGTTCTTCATTATAAAGGGATTATTCATCATTCTTTAGGGAATGATGAACATGTGGCAGACTTAATCAACAACATAGCTAAGGATATTGTTCCTGATATGAATGAGTCCTATTTGTACAAAGTCGTAAATGAGGCGAATGAGTATCTGGGTTGTTGGCGCGCGAGATTCAGGGCTTCACTAGTTCATAACTATTTAACAAGTTGGGCTGTTGGACTTTCAACAGTAGGTGCTCTTTTGGTTCTTTACTTTACATTCATACAAGCAATTTGTGGGTTCGCGGATGCATACGCAAAATTGGAGAAGGCTAAGTTCAGTACAGTGATAAGAGGTTTGCTTATTGTTCCATTTCAGTACCCTCCTCACTCTGCAGTATTCCATGATGACAGTAAAGAACCTGATCATGGTTCTAAGTAA